From the Xylocopa sonorina isolate GNS202 chromosome 9, iyXylSono1_principal, whole genome shotgun sequence genome, the window tgtattttcctacatttgtatttaaaaatatattacattTTTTCAGTTAGTTATAGAGGATTGCAACCACCACCGCCTGGATTAAGTAGAAACATTCATAATGGTAATCCACCTGGGTAAGTTGATTCATTTCAACACAGATAACTATGTGTATGGTATATAAATGATTTCGCAtgctatataatattaatattatgttTCAGTATAATTGATGATCCATTAGAAGCTTTTGAACGAATGCTTAGAGAAAAGGATGAGCGAGACAGAAGACTTGGAAAACATAGGAGGCGAAGTAGAACACGATCCAGATCTCGTAGTTATAGTCGATCTAGATCACGTTCATTTGGTCGTAGATCACCATTTCCACCTCGTCTGAGTCGATCTAGAAGTCCTCCTTCCAAACGAAGGTCTTCGAGATCACCTCTACCCCTTAGAGCACGAAGTCGTACTCCGAAACGCAGATCAAGAAGTGGAAGTTTTTCAATCAGCAGGTGAATTCAATTTTATCCTGCACTGTTTCACTGTTTATAATGCCTTTGACATAACTTAAacgaaataatttatatttttataggtCTAGATCATATTCACGCAGTCAATCTCCCAGATTATCTTTGTCACGCGATAGGGACAGAGATAGGGaaagagacagagaaagagatagagaaagGGATAGAGAAAGAGATCGCGACCGTGACCGAGACAGAGATCGTGATCGCGACCGTGAACGGGATCGGGATCGAGATCGGGAACGGGAACGTGATCGCGATCGTGATCGCGAGCGTGACCGTGACCGTGACCGTGATCGTGAAAGGGAACGTGAACGCGATCGCGAACGTGATAGGGAATTACTTCCTAGGTATCGATCACCGGCTAGATCGCCTCCAAGGTATAAATCgatcatttttctgcaaacgttTAGTTAAATTCGTGTTGCATCATGATTGTGGGTGTAACATTTTGCAGATTTCAAAGGGAAAGAGATCGTGAAAGAGATCGGCCAAGATCACGTGAACCTAGAGATGGATATAACAGTTACTACAATGATTCACCAGCGCATGATTATCAATTCAGAGATCGGGAGAGGGATTTACCCTCTCGCGATAGACCAATGCCGAGATATCCAGTAAGGAACCAACCAGCTCAGCATAATATACCACCTTTGTTGCCGCATCTAGTCCCTGGAAGTCACCCACCACCACTTATGTCACTGGGACCTCCACCTACGGACAGGAAAGACTATTATGATTCCTACAACAGGTATTTCCGCCTCAATAGTACTTTAATTCATGTACACGCTAAGCAGACAGTCTACCGTACCTTATCCTGGTTAAGACTGCACCGGAATTATGGTGAATGTAACGAGAGCGAAATAATCAATTTTATAACTTTTAGAGAAGATGTATACAGATACGTTCTTTTAGAAGCCATATTTATATGTATTTGTATATGTAtgaacatacatgtacatataaatttagaaaactgcgcgcgcgcgtgcacatacacacacatacacgcatTTGCAAAAGTAGTTGCATAAATTGGTATATTAGTACGCGAGAGTTTTAAGAAAAAATGTGATTATCTTTAAGCTTTAGAGAATAATCAAGTTAAGGTAAAAACGTGTATTATACGATTTAGTGTACGatgtaaaaaaaagtaactaatTTTAGCAAACAGACTGATTTCTATTAAAGTTTCATTGATTAAAGGTGTGTTTTGTAAAAATGCACAAATTTATGCAGCTATTCAAATAATGTTAAATTTTTGTTGTCAGAAGAATGATATTGTTGATAGTAGCGTGTTGTGAGATTTTCGAGTATGGATTGAGATACAAGTGATAATGTCAAATTGTAAAGAGTTTTTTATTTTCTATCGTAACTGTACTTAGCTAAAAAAGACTTATTTAGTTTCATTCACCTGCATTTCTCtcaatcaaacatttaattatttaataatgaTTAAGACGATAacgataatagtaataataatattttattgcTATTTACTATGGGCACCGAGGGAATGAAACAGAGTAAAATAATCGGAATAGTTATCAGTTTGACAATAAATTATTAGGTTCTAGATAACATAACGattattttgtatttattattgATTCGAGAAAACAGTCGTTTTTTTACGATACAGATTCTGAGTTAACGAAACACAAACAAATTTCTTTCATAAGTATAGAAGAAAGTACATAAGTTACATTTTAAGCCTTAATACTAAAAATCTAATTGAAAACGCAATGAGTCGATTAAGATGTAGTAAGGAGAAAATGCATGTCATTGCTTTCCTAAACAATGATTTAACTTATATAATCGATATATAAAGTTAATAGGAAAGTGTGTAAACGAATGCGTGTGTCATACACATGTACATGTGTATTTTCTGTTGTATTCTTTTGCTGTATTTTTATTGGAAAATATTGTGCGTACTACGAACAATTCTCATGGAAATATTTAGATAATATTTCTGAAGATAATTCGAGTCTCTATCAAACAACAAAACTTAAATACGATAATTTCCATTATTAATAATAAGCTTTCAATAGCGAACAAGTGAGATTTCATTGGACTTCCTAATGAATAGAACTTTTTTCTTTACACAAATGAATATTTTTATATCTATACGAAACTGTATATAATGTTTTAGTAGTATTTGATATGGGCTTTAAATGTTTCCATTAATTATAAAGAAATTTGAATTTCTCATACATATCGGTTGCTAAGTTGAATACCAGACAATTACTAAAGGGATCTACGCAGTTAACGTGAGATCCTCaagaattatatatttttaaatgatATATGATTTTTTTTATGATTTCACAAATTAGGGTTTTCATGTAAATTGAAAAACATTTAATTGAAAGGATCTAAATATTTACTTTTTCATAGTTACTTGTATTGTAAATATACTTCATGAAATATTTTATGAATAAGATTTTTATAATTGTTATGGTTCAATAAACGAAACTAAGAAGAAGATCCAATGATCCTTTCTAATTACATGTTCTTCGATAATAAATTTTGTGCTTATTATTAAATCATGCAACATGAATGTGTCAGTTTGCAACAATATGATTTAGAAAACTGATATCTGTTAGACACAGTATTGTATTATTTACGATAgagtaaacaaattttcatttgCATAATTAAAAGAATACTCATATGATCGATTAATCGTACATGCATAGTTTATATCTTTTTTATAATTCAatgatattaatatatatagcagtattaaaaatataaagatgctaccttttttttttataatataacaGATATACAGTTAACTATTGTAAATACTATATTAACTTTAAAACATTTAGGAGACAATTTATAAGAGAAGACTAAGTAAAAGAATTATTAAACTGTACTGTGTTAATAGCAATGGAATGAGTGCGAATAGACATTACTGTCTTGCATTGAAAATCAGGAAAAAAGTTAAtacaatattaaaatatttgtaTCAACATTTCTATAAATTTATGATGCTAGTCGTAAGGTTCAAATTTTTATGAACCAGCAGTGTAACTGTATTACATGCGCGAAGCATACTGTTAAAAGTCACTTTGTCCGGAATAGGTTCATAATAGTACAAGTTAGTTATCCTTATACTTTGGTACTTAATGTAAGCACTGAGCTCTGCTTTCCTTTGTAGAAACATAAGTACTTTCAATTTTGTAACTCTGAATGTTACGTTTTCCTTTCACGATCATTACAGCAGCATTATTTTCAAAGAAAATGTAATTttgtattcgcgatgcaacgaaACATTTTTATATGAGAATAACAGATATTTTTGTTgatttcctctttttctttttttcttttttttttctttttttttctttcattcgTTTATATTCTTATGTTGAATGATTGATTTTGTCATTTGCAtgcatatgatatattatttgtatgtacataatgatATTACGTTATGAAATATACaaataccaaaaaaaaaaaaagtgaaagaaGAAGACAGAAGCCAGGAAAAGTGTATATGGCAAGGACCAGCTTGGAGATTGTGGAAGCTACCCAGCTGATTGACTGCATGGTTTCTGAATCAGGTGAATTCAGGGCCAAATCAACATTTGTAACATAGAAAAAAAAAGTTTTCTTTTGCCTATTTTCAATACTTGGAGTAAAAGTTGATTaaagtataaaaaatatattgtaTTATGTTTACTAATGTAACAATATTTATGATTCTAATAGCATTTTTTTGGTAAGTAAATTTATACAATATTAACGTCTAAATGAGCGCAGGCATTATGTAAGTTTTGCGCTTATAATGTATTTGAAGTTATAAATGTTGATTTATTTACTTTTCGTTTTTATGACATATTAgataataaatatatttgaCAATAGGATAATTTTATCCATTCATCCTTTCAGCTTTAATGTAACTGTTACATTACATATGATTTCAAATTTTCATAGCAGTTTCTCAAAAGAAATGGTAACATTCTTTTCTTTAATAAGTAACAATATTTAGATAACTTAATTGTAATTTTTTGCACTAACACTAATGGACGTACATATAATTAAACAGCAGTAATATACTTTTATATATGTATCTTTATCAGAAAGTATATATAAATCTCTGAATAAAAATTGTAACAACATAGAACCTAAATATCTATGTAGGATACAAGTTAAATGTGTaacaaattttagttttatttcaaattttaaTCATTTGTAAACCGAGAAAGATTATTATAGCATTGATCTTTTATGATTGATATGTATAGCTTAAATTGGCTTTTCTTAGTTATTCGACAGGAATATAAACATCTTTTGTGGATTTTTTGTCAACAGATATCCAGGACCATCTAGTCAACGTTTCGGTAGTCCTGTACGAGATGTGCCTCACAAAAGATTCGATGATGTCGCGCCTCCTGGAACAGAGGGATACTATGATCTTTCACCACCGGGTGTGGAACTTTCTGAAAGGTCTACACGTGACGATCGTGATCGACGTTTATTAAGAGACCAAGAAGATCGCGAGCATCCTCTTAAAGATCATGATACTATTGAAGAACGAGATAGAGTACCATTAAGAGAAGATAGGTAAAAAAAGGCTGTTtcaatataaaaataattaaacatTTTGATTATACCAATGAGAGCATGCAATTGTACGCCAATGAACACATAAGTAACTTTGTTTTTCCTTATTCAGAGGACGTGAACGTGATGATCGTTTACGTGAAAGGGACGAAAGAGACAGAAGGATTTTGAACAGAGATCGGGAAGATCGCGAGAGGCCAGGATTACCCAGAGACCACGATGACAGGGTACGGGAAAAGGATGATCGTGATAGAAGGGAAAAGGAGAAGGAACGAGACGACAGACACACTAGAGATCGACGAGAGGATGATAGACATTTAGATAAAAAAGATTACGATAAAGACCGGTGTGTacctttttaatatgtatatgatATGTACAATTAGTAAGTAATTTTAAAATGATAAAACCAGTCTTACTATTTCAGTTATAGGGATGAAAGAGATCGTCATAGACAAGATGACAAGAATCGTTCTCGTGAAAAGGATAGACGCGATCGAGATTATGAGTCTGAAAAAGACAGAGATCGACATGAACGTTACGAAAGACGCTCTATGGAAAGAAAGAAGAACAGGAAGAGTCCAACGCCTTACTCGCAGAAATCCAGAACGGATGCGAAAGACATGTCACCTGAACGtataaagaaaaaagagaaagatcACGAAGAAAAGAatgaggagaagaagaaggaaaagaagattaaggagaagaagaagaagaaagacgacgagaaggaaaagaaaaagaaaaagaaaaaagaaaagaaatcagGACAAAAGGAGACTATGAAAGATGAACCGATCAAATCAGCTGAACACGAAGAATTGATAACGGGGAATACACAGGAAAGCATGTCGCCTGCAAAAACTGATGTTATAAAAGCTGGCAACGAGGAAGAAAATATAGACACAAGAATAGTTTGCATTCCCACTGAAAATACTATCGAAGAATCCATTAAAGAAGAATTTGAAGATAAGTCTTTAGCAATGAATCCAGAACCACCAGAATTTCGTGAAACTAGTCCAGAAAGAATTGATCACACAGAATTTGGGACGAATCCCCCTAATCCTAATTTTAAGCCAAttccagagttaaaatccgATATCAAACCCATTGATAGTCTTTATAGTGGACTGGATGATGCAGAAATAAATACTGTAATTACAGAAAAGTATTCTCTACTTTCGGAAAATGAAACAGAGGATAAAACTGCTTTATTGGAGGAAAAATCCCCAAAGAAGGATGAATTTTTAGCTCCATTGCCTGAACTTTCAAAATGGGAGAGAGACGACACCACAGAAAAAACAGATGATATATGCGAATCTCCCATAGAAAAAGTGCAAATGGATGAACCGAAATCCACGAAAGTGGTCACGTCTGAAGTGTTAAAAAGAGCAGAAAACGCAATTTTCCAAAAAGCCATTAATGCCATCAGACCCATTGAAATTAAGAAGATAAGCGAAAGCAGGAAAATACTGTATCAGAATCCAGAGCCTAAAGTACTTGAAGCTGAACCCAATAGGGAACCGAGAAAGAGCGTGAACGTCACGATAAATGTAGGGAGAAATGAAAGAAATGTTGAGATTACAGAGCCAGTGAAGAAAGCGAAATTAGATCGAACAAAATTCAAACCTGTCCCAGAGACTTATTCGCCTACAAGACTTTCCGCCAAGGAACGGTTAGGTGAAAAGGTGGATGAGAACAAGGAAAGGAAAATCAGTCCCCTTAAAAGCTTCTTAGATAGACGCGAACCGAAAGGCGAAAATCAATCTAGAAGTCGATCTCCTAGAAGCAACAGAGATAAGAGAATTTCTCCACTGTTAGATAGACGCGTTGATTCATCGTTACCAATGCCAGGAAACGAACGTAAGGTATTCATTGACGATAGAAAACGAGATAACAAAGATCGAGGTGATCGCTCGAAGGAAAGGAACGAGTTCAGGAATGAACGACACGACATGAGAACAGAAAGAGATCCAAGAGTTGATACTAGAGGAGACTTCAGGTCGGCACGTAACGATTCGAAGACAGAAAGGATAGACAAAGACAGAGAAAAGGATAGAGACAGGGAGAGACGAGGAAGAACACCCTCGTGCACGTTTAAAAGAAACGAGATTTCGAAGATAaatcttttgaaaggtagaGACGACGAAGATGATAGGCGTAGGGATAAGAAAACGAAAGAAGATAAGAAAAGGAAGAAGGAGCATCGAAGTAGAAGTAAATCTAAGGAACACAAGAAACGGAAGGAGAAGAAACATAAAAAGGACAAGGATAAGAGCTTAGAGAAGAAACAGAAGCACAAAGAAAATATCGGTTTGAAAGATAAACCTGAGAATAACGAAACTAAAATAAATTACGAGAATCCTGAACCTCCGGTTGCAGAATCTATAAAGAAGCAGAGGAAAAATCCAAGGCTTGTGTCTGATCGTAAACGCAGTATGCTCGACGAAGCAAGTTTTGAACCTGATTATAGTGCTTCGGATTCAGAATCGGATGGCGAGGACGGTAAAGTGATGCCATTGCCTGCTAAAAAGCTGAAACTCGACGAGCCAGATATAGAGAAGGAGATGGATATAAAATCGCTTAAAAAGCGATCGAAGTCTACCAGCACTGAAGACTCGTCGAGTAGCTCGGATAGTTCAACAACCGATTCCGAAAGCACAGACGAGTCgcataagaagaagaagaagaaacacaAAAAGCATAAGAAAAAGAAATCCGCGAAAAAGGATAGCAGTTCCGACTCGGATTCTTATTCAGACTCGTCAGAAACAAGTAGCGACGAAGAGAAACATAAAAAGAAATCAAAAAAGTCAAAGAGCAGGAACAAACAagcaaagaagaagaagaaatcaaAGCACAAATGACATCATTAGATGTCTTTGATATTTTAAAAGTGAATACTGATAGTAACTTTTCTTTgtgaatgctttttaaatgtaAGATTCTCTACACCAGAATTATTTACAATTATCAGTATGCATCAAACTGAGATTGTTATCTAATATCTATGAAACAATGTAGATGATTTATTCTATATATTTACAATATTATAACAGTGTTCAAAAAGTTGATTTGAACAGACATTACTGATTCATTACTTATTATTAGTAGTCAATAATTTCGTGGGATTAAAAATTTAACAAAACAGTGGATGGTTAAATGAAGTACGACATAATAAATTGTTATATTTAATTCTGAAACATTATTAAGGCCTTTACATGATTGTTCATGTTGCGATTCCATCTCTAAAATGCTGTAAGTAAATTCATTACAGTAAGTGATGTACATTATAGCATTCAGTAGATAATATCTTTAAGAAATCTGATATGATACTTCTAGAGAACCACAGCAGTTATATCTAAGATCTCTAATATCTCAGCATTATATTGTACTTTCGTAATGTAATGTCAATATGTAAAAGACGTCATGAAATAAAAAGACGAAATTCTTTTAATTTATCTTTGTTTTTGTattataaaacattataaaattACTTATTGtacaaaattaaaaataatttttttctgtAAAATATTATCGTACAAAGGAATATTAATACGAGTTacacaaatttttattttaatttatacataatatatatatatttctttagaATGTATGATACTAAATGTTTAGTATGTGCTTAGAATTTTAGATTTTCCGTTTGCATTACATCTGCATATTATTGTATATCTTTATGTATTTTTCAAGCTCTTAAATGTTTCGACAATATTACATAGCAATGGTAAATTTCTACTATTGTCATTTTCCTTCAGTCCCAAATTCTGCAGAAGTAGAGATCTATCGAGAGGTTGCTTTGATAGGTCACACTCTGAAACAGACATCTCTCTTTAACGACATTAATTT encodes:
- the LOC143427523 gene encoding uncharacterized protein LOC143427523: MSVHYKFKSTLDYDTVSFDGLHISVADLKKAIFHQKRIGKNTDFDLQITNAQTKEDYTDDNALIAKNTSLIVARVPLTVQQKRSWDRNEAPSFGNLKDESNLGRAVDLTRLDGSEEDKIRAMMTQSTQDYDPSNYMKIRGANQTGDVPANYRCYKCHQPGHWIKNCPLGTNQEPIEIKKSTGIPRSFMVPVEGPRVPGAMMTPTGQYAVPAIDHQAYKEGKKERPPFSQDPEPAVENPEIPEDLQCNICKDLLTDAVMIPCCGNSFCDECIRTFLLESEEHECPDCNEKDVSPETLIPNRFLRNAVMNFKNETGYAKRQTYRQPAQIKRQSAGQLEQQKADLATSQTSNQSKSAQPSSTTNMPSQEYSEPQPANFESTQQQQFSARTAQPQTTTVPETTSESDLQSDSVTKLTTDEETEVPPPPGTEPLLPIPAIGSSPERDRERSDPPNREKKERENEYPGERQSRERRRSFSRDGHRDRSGERGRRMENLRPVNRRRSLSPRHSQHSDYNSQGVLLPHLMNPPPSKNYQGLPPDDGHYPPNIHYDNTIRRSTEDRPGTPTVDEPHLHVPSSGNQPPLLPFPPGEDRIPQPSYNQPPPNVPPHNPPLLPDPYISHRIPLYPHQQGSHYGPPRYERPPYQQQGYRPSQPPRNYNGPPRPIRGLHHLSYRGLQPPPPGLSRNIHNGNPPGIIDDPLEAFERMLREKDERDRRLGKHRRRSRTRSRSRSYSRSRSRSFGRRSPFPPRLSRSRSPPSKRRSSRSPLPLRARSRTPKRRSRSGSFSISRSRSYSRSQSPRLSLSRDRDRDRERDRERDRERDRERDRDRDRDRDRDRDRERDRDRDRERERDRDRDRERDRDRDRDRERERERDRERDRELLPRYRSPARSPPRFQRERDRERDRPRSREPRDGYNSYYNDSPAHDYQFRDRERDLPSRDRPMPRYPVRNQPAQHNIPPLLPHLVPGSHPPPLMSLGPPPTDRKDYYDSYNRYPGPSSQRFGSPVRDVPHKRFDDVAPPGTEGYYDLSPPGVELSERSTRDDRDRRLLRDQEDREHPLKDHDTIEERDRVPLREDRGRERDDRLRERDERDRRILNRDREDRERPGLPRDHDDRVREKDDRDRREKEKERDDRHTRDRREDDRHLDKKDYDKDRYRDERDRHRQDDKNRSREKDRRDRDYESEKDRDRHERYERRSMERKKNRKSPTPYSQKSRTDAKDMSPERIKKKEKDHEEKNEEKKKEKKIKEKKKKKDDEKEKKKKKKKEKKSGQKETMKDEPIKSAEHEELITGNTQESMSPAKTDVIKAGNEEENIDTRIVCIPTENTIEESIKEEFEDKSLAMNPEPPEFRETSPERIDHTEFGTNPPNPNFKPIPELKSDIKPIDSLYSGLDDAEINTVITEKYSLLSENETEDKTALLEEKSPKKDEFLAPLPELSKWERDDTTEKTDDICESPIEKVQMDEPKSTKVVTSEVLKRAENAIFQKAINAIRPIEIKKISESRKILYQNPEPKVLEAEPNREPRKSVNVTINVGRNERNVEITEPVKKAKLDRTKFKPVPETYSPTRLSAKERLGEKVDENKERKISPLKSFLDRREPKGENQSRSRSPRSNRDKRISPLLDRRVDSSLPMPGNERKVFIDDRKRDNKDRGDRSKERNEFRNERHDMRTERDPRVDTRGDFRSARNDSKTERIDKDREKDRDRERRGRTPSCTFKRNEISKINLLKGRDDEDDRRRDKKTKEDKKRKKEHRSRSKSKEHKKRKEKKHKKDKDKSLEKKQKHKENIGLKDKPENNETKINYENPEPPVAESIKKQRKNPRLVSDRKRSMLDEASFEPDYSASDSESDGEDGKVMPLPAKKLKLDEPDIEKEMDIKSLKKRSKSTSTEDSSSSSDSSTTDSESTDESHKKKKKKHKKHKKKKSAKKDSSSDSDSYSDSSETSSDEEKHKKKSKKSKSRNKQAKKKKKSKHK